One segment of Mus caroli chromosome 6, CAROLI_EIJ_v1.1, whole genome shotgun sequence DNA contains the following:
- the LOC110295840 gene encoding LOW QUALITY PROTEIN: uncharacterized protein LOC110295840 (The sequence of the model RefSeq protein was modified relative to this genomic sequence to represent the inferred CDS: inserted 5 bases in 3 codons; substituted 4 bases at 4 genomic stop codons), which yields MGQTVATPLSLTLDHWKEIKTRAHNLSAEVRKRPWQTFCTSEWPTFGVGWPSEGTFNLSLIFAVRQRVFQEQTGHPDQVPYIVVWQDLAQFPPPWVKPWVSGFPKTTVAVAQESKTPRQEPSAPPKIYPEVEDLMWGDALPPPYPXPQPLPPAPEAPEPAVPPQPSPEGGEATGPAAGTRSRRGRSPEGATGPDSTVALPLRSYVGGPPPGPNDLVPLQYWPFSSADLYNWKTNHPSFSENPTGLTGLLESLMFSHQPTWDDCQQLLQVLFTTEERERILLEARKNVLGQDGTPTGLPNLIDAAFPLTRPDWDYNTAEGRDRLLVYRRTLVAGLKGATRWPTNLAKVREVLQGPMEPPSVFLERLMEAYRRYTXFDPSSEGQQAAVAITFIGQSAPDIKKKLQRLEGLQDYTLQDLVKEAEKVYHKRETEEEKQDREKREVEEREXRRDRRQEKNLARILAAVVGNKKSGTGQSGXLGNRAKRPPGEKRFPLERDQCAYCKEKGHWAKDCPKKKTKELKALSLEEDXGSRGPVPLPEPRVTLSVEGTPINFLIDTGAEHSVLTKPLGKLKDKKTMVLGATGSKYYPWTTKRVLEIGKSQVTHSFLVIPECPAPLLGRDLLTKLKAQVQFTPKGPEVTWGETPVACLVLNLEEEYRLHEQDHKQLLPTPEWLSEFPDVWAEQAGMGLARQVPPIVVELKAGASPISIKQYPMSKGAKEGIRPHIQRLLNQGILVPCQSPWNTPLLPVQKPGTNDYRPVQDLREVNKRVQDIHPTVPNPYNLLSSLPPDRAWYTVLDLKDAFFCLQLHPNSQALFAFEWRDPERGYTGQLTWTRLPQGFKNSPTLFDEALHRDLAPFRAKNPQISLLQYVDDILVTASTQELCLDGTKKLLNELGELGYRVSAKKAQLCRTEVTYLGYTLREGKRWLTEARKKTVMLIPTPTTPRQVREFLGTAGFCRLWIPGFATLAAPLYPLTKEKVPFTWTEEHQEAFDSIKTALLKAPALALPDLTKPFTLYVDERAGVAHGVLTQTLGPWKXPVAYLSKKLDPVASGWPSCLKAIAAVALLVKDADKLTMGQQVTVTAPHALESIIRQPPDRWMTNARMTHYQSLLLNDRVTFAPPAILNPATLLPLTDNSTPAHHCADILAEETGTRKDLTDQPWPGVPNWYTDGSSFVVEGKRRAGAAVVDHKQVLWASGLPEGTSAQRAELLALIQALRLAEGKAVNIYTDSRYAFATAHIHGAIYRQRGLLTSAGKDIKNKEEILALLEAIHLPRKVAIIHCLGHQKGQDPITKGNQRADMAAKQAAQGVRVMTMVCRKQAQEFHFQGLAQTTDGRIILPTEEGTKYVQKLHQLTHLGPDKLSQLIKTSNYYILKLKSVVKKVTEACTACALTNATRPYVEQGKRQRGDRPGVYWEVDFTEIKSGLYGNKYILVFIDTFSGWVKAFPTKVETAQVVXPWFGIPRVIGSDNGPAFIAQVSQGLASHLGTDWKLHCAYRPQSSGQVQRMNRTLKETLTKLSIETGGKDWETLLPFALLRVRNTPGHFRLTPYEILYGGPPPLTRSDGILDPNIDPSLPSTLFAHLKALEVVRTQIWDQIKETYAPGDTTVPHKFQIGDSVLVRRHRAGTLEPRWKGPFLVLLTTPTAVKVDGIAAXIHASHVKKAASQDKENQQDD from the exons ATGGGCCAGACAGTGGCCACCCCACTGTCTTTAACTCTTGATCattggaaagaaattaaaactagGGCTCATAATCTGTCAGCGGAGGTCCGAAAGAGACCTTGGCAGACCTTCTGCACCTCTGAGTGGCCAACTTTCGGTGTTGGCTGGCCATCCGAGGGAACCTTtaatctttctctcatttttgcaGTCAGACAGCGTGTTTTCCAGGAACAAACTGGCCATCCCGACCAGGTGCCATACATCGTTGTCTGGCAGGATCTAGCCCAGTTCCCTCCTCCTTGGGTAAAACCCTGGGTCTCTGGGTTCCCTAAGACTACGGTTGCGGTTGCTCAAGAGTCCAAAACTCCTCGACAGGAACCGTCAGCCCCTCCCAAGATCTATCCAGAGGTAGAAGACCTCATGTGGGGTGATGCCCTACCTCCCCCTTACC TACCCCAGCCCTTGCCACCAGCCCCCGAGGCGCCTGAGCCTGCGGTCCCCCCTCAACCTTCTCCTGAAGGAGGTGAGGCAACTGGACCAGCGGCGGGGACCCGAAGCAGGCGAGGCCGCAGCCCTGAGGGGGCAACGGGACCCGACTCCACCGTAGCCCTCCCACTCCGAAGTTATGTAGGCGGTCCACCTCCGGGCCCAAATGACCTCGTTCCCCTCCAATATTGGCCATTTTCCTCAGCAGATCTTTACAATTGGAAAACTAACCATCCCTCCTTTTCAGAAAATCCTACAGGTTTAACAGGACTCCTTGAGTCCCTCATGTTCTCCCACCAACCCACGTGGGATGATTGCCAGCAGCTTCTGCAGGTCCTTTTCAccacagaggaaagggagagaatccTGTTAGAGGCCCGCAAAAATGTTCTTGGACAGGATGGGACTCCCACCGGTCTCCCCAACCTCATAGATGCAGCTTTTCCACTGACTCGCCCTGATTGGGATTACAACACAGCAGAAGGTAGGGACCGTCTCCTGGTCTATCGCCGGACTCTAGTGGCGGGTCTCAAAGGAGCCACTCGATGGCCcaccaatttggctaaggtaagagaagtCCTGCAGGGACCAATGGAGCCACCCTCTGTCTTTTTAGAACGCCTCATGGAGGCATACCGGAGATATACTNNGTTTGACCCTTCCTCGGAAGGACAGCAGGCGGCTGTAGCAATAACTTTTATTGGTCAATCGGCCCCTGACATTAAAAAGAAACTGCAGAGGCTAGAGGGACTCCAGGACTATACTCTGCAGGACTTAGTaaaagaggcagaaaaagtgTATCAcaaaagggagacagaggaagagaaacaagatagagaaaagagagaagtagaagaaagaga CCGGCGTGACCGCCGACAAGAAAAAAACTTAGCCAGAATTCTGGCCGCAGTGGTAGGTAATAAAAAGTCAGGAACTGGACAGTCAGGGTAGCTGGGCAACAGGGCCAAAAGACCGCCGGGAGAAAAAAGATTCCCACTTGAAAGGGACCAATGTGCCTATTGCAAAGAGAAGGGACATTGGGCTAAAGATTGCCCCAAGAAAAAGACGAAAGAACTAAAGGCACTGAGCCTAGAAGAAGACTAGGGGAGTCGAGGCCCGGTCCCCCTCCCTGAGCCTAGGGTAACCCTTTCAGTGGAGGGGACTCCTATCAACTTTTTAATAGACACCGGAGCGGAACATTCAGTCTTAACCAAACCACTgggaaaattaaaagataaaaagaccATGGTACTAGGAGCCACTGGTAGCAAATATTACCCCTGGACTACCAAGCGCGTTCTAGAAATTGGAAAAAGCCAAGTGACTCATTCTTTCCTGGTGATTCCTGAGTGCCCTGCTCCCCTCTTGGGACGGGACTTACTGACTAAACTTAAGGCTCAAGTACAGTTTACCCCCAAGGGGCCAGAAGTTACTTGGGGAGAGACACCGGTAGCTTGTCTGGTTCTAAATCTAGAAGAAGAGTATCGCCTCCATGAACAAGATCATAAGCAATTATTGCCAACCCCCGAATGGTTGTCTGAGTTTCCTGATGTGTGGGCTGAACAAGCAGGGATGGGACTAGCCAGGCAAGTACCCCCGATTGTGGTAGAATTAAAAGCAGGTGCCTCCCCCATATCCATAAAACAATATCCTATGAGCAAGGGGGCAAAAGAGGGCATCCGACCACACATTCAGAGACTCCTAAACCAAGGAATCTTGGTACCTTGTCAATCTCCATGGAACACCCCTCTCTTGCCAGTACAAAAGCCTGGGACTAATGACTATCGACCAGTACAGGATCTGAGAGAGGTCAATAAAAGAGTACAGGACATACACCCAACTGTTCCAAACCCTTACAACTTACTAAGTTCTCTCCCGCCGGATCGAGCTTGGTACACTGTCTTAgatttaaaagatgctttcttctgcctccagttACACCCTAATAGCCAAGCCCTGTTTGCCTTCGAATGGAGAGACCCAGAAAGAGGATATACaggccaactaacctggactagACTGCCTCAGGGGTTCAAGAACTCCCCTACTCTCTTTGATGAAGCACTCCACCGCGACCTTGCACCTTTCAGGGCAAAGAACCCTCAGATTTCTCTTTTACAGTATGTAGATGACATACTGGTCACAGCCTCTACTCAGGAACTGTGCCTTGATGGAACCAAGAAGCTCCTGAACGAACTGGGTGAGTTGGGGTATCGGGTATCGGCCAAGAAGGCCCAGCTATGTCGCACCGAAGTAACCTACCTAGGGTACACTCTGCGAGAAGGAAAGCGGTGGCTTACTGAGGCCCGAAAAAAGACTGTGATGCTGATCCCGACCCCCACCACCCCGCGCCAAGTACGTGAGTTTCTGGGAACGGCGGGCTTTTGTAGACTCTGGATACCGGGGTTCGCAACACTGGCGGCCCCTCTGTATCCGCTTACTAAGGAAAAAGTTCCTTTCACATGGACTGAAGAACATCAAGAGGCCTTTGACAGTATAAAGACAGCCCTGCTTAAAGCCCCCGCTCTGGCTTTGCCGGACttaaccaagcctttcactctgTATGTTGATGAGCGGGCTGGAGTGGCCCACGGGGTCTTAACTCAGACTCTGGGACCATGGAAATGACCTGTAGCTTATCTGTCTAAAAAACTAGACCCAGTCGCCAGCGGTTGGCCTTCCTGCCTAAAAGCCATCGCAGCAGTAGCCCTGCTTGTCAAAGATGCTGATAAACTCACCATGGGCCAACAAGTGACTGTAACTGCCCCCCACGCCCTAGAAAGCATTATAAGGCAGCCTCCTGACAGATGGATGACTAATGCCCGGATGACCCATTACCAGAGCCTGTTGCTAAATGACCGAGTGACCTTTGCCCCACCGGCCATTCTTAACCCTGCCACCCTTCTCCCTTTGACGGATAACTCTACCCCTGCACACCACTGTGCTGACATCCTGGCCGAAGAAACTGGAACGAGAAAGGACCTGACTGACCAACCTTGGCCAGGGGTGCCTAATTGGTACACAGACGGTAGTAGTTTTGTGGTCGAAGGAAAAAGAAGAGCGGGGGCGGCAGTGGTAGACCACAAACAGGTACTCTGGGCAAGTGGTCTTCCAGAAGGGACGTCAGCTCAGAGGGCAGAACTCCTGGCGTTAATCCAGGCCCTGCGGCTGGCAGAAGGTAAGGCCGTCAACATCTATACTGATAGCCGATATGCTTTCGCCACAGCACACATTCATGGAGCCATCTACAGGCAAAGGGGGCTGCTCACTTCCGCGGGCAaagatataaaaaacaaagaagaaattcttGCCCTCCTAGAGGCTATACATCTGCCTAGGAAAGTGGCTATTATCCACTGCCTGGGCCATCAGAAGGGACAAGACCCCATAACCAAAGGAAACCAGAGGGCTGATATGGCAGCTAAACAAGCAGCCCAGGGAGTAAGAGTCATG ACTATGGTTTGCCGCAAGCAGGCTCAAGAGTTTCACTTCCAGGGACTAGCACAAACAACAGATGGGCGTATCATCCTGCCCACAGAAGAGGGAACAAAGTACGTACAGAAGTTACATCAACTGACCCATTTAGGGCCTGACAAACTGTCACAATTGATCAAAACTTCTAATTATTATATCTTAAAGCTAAAATCTGTAGTCAAAAAAGTAACTGAAGCCTGCACAGCCTGTGCCCTCACTAATGCAACCCGGCCTTACGTCGAACAAGGAAAACGCCAGCGGGGGGACCGACCGGGAGTCTACTGGGAAGTAGACTTTACTGAAATTAAATCAGGACTGTATGGTAACAAATATATATTAGTATTCATAGATACCTTCTCTGGGTGGGTAAAAGCCTTCCCCACTAAAGTTGAGACCGCTCAGGTGGT GCCGTGGTTCGGAATCCCTAGGGTAATTGGTTCAGACAATGGGCCCGCATTcattgcccaggtaagtcagggactggcctCACACCTGGGGACTGATTGGAAACTACATTGTGCatatagaccccagagttcaggacaggtaCAAAGAATGAATAGGAccctaaaagagaccttgactaaattgTCCATTGAGACCGGTGGTAAAGACTGGGAGACCCTCCTTCCCTTTGCGCTCCTTCGAGTCCGGAACACACCTGGACATTTCAGACTCACACCTTATGAAATCTTATATGGGGGACCGCCCCCCTTGACCAGGTCTGATGGGATATTAGATCCCAACATTGACCCTTCCTTACCTTCT